From a single Caldibacillus debilis DSM 16016 genomic region:
- the yyaC gene encoding spore protease YyaC: MKILPNRKEDRANIYWNESFSSRKIAELLFSLLPKERSVPIVLFCIGTDRSTGDSLGPLVGTHLLEKTLPENFHVFGTLEDPVHAVNLKEKLEEVNRALAQPFIIAVDACLGRPENVGTISVKPGPLKPGAAMQKDLPFVGHSHITGIVNAGGLMEFFILQNTRLYLVMALAKTITEGIYQAGLFYQSRIEGRKAE; this comes from the coding sequence ATGAAAATCTTACCGAATCGAAAAGAAGACCGGGCAAACATTTACTGGAACGAGTCCTTCTCGTCGCGAAAGATCGCCGAACTCCTTTTTTCCCTTTTGCCGAAAGAAAGATCCGTCCCGATCGTCCTTTTTTGCATCGGCACCGACCGTTCCACGGGTGACTCGCTGGGTCCCCTCGTCGGCACCCACCTGCTGGAAAAAACGCTGCCGGAAAACTTCCACGTGTTCGGCACGCTGGAAGATCCGGTCCATGCGGTCAATTTAAAGGAAAAGCTGGAGGAAGTGAACCGGGCGTTGGCCCAGCCTTTCATCATCGCCGTCGATGCATGTTTGGGGCGTCCGGAGAACGTCGGGACCATTTCCGTCAAACCCGGGCCTTTGAAGCCCGGGGCCGCCATGCAAAAGGATCTGCCTTTCGTCGGCCATTCGCATATTACCGGGATCGTAAACGCCGGAGGGCTGATGGAATTTTTCATCTTGCAAAATACCCGGCTGTATCTGGTCATGGCGCTGGCGAAAACGATAACGGAAGGGATTTATCAGGCGGGTTTGTTCTACCAATCCCGGATCGAAGGAAGAAAGGCGGAGTGA
- the mnmE gene encoding tRNA uridine-5-carboxymethylaminomethyl(34) synthesis GTPase MnmE, with translation MEFDTIAAISTPIGEGAIGIVRLSGEKAIEIADRVFRSPSGKKLQDVPSHTIHYGYIFDTKEERKIEEVMVTVMRKPRTFTREDVVEINCHGGLLATNRVLELVLSNGARLAEPGEFTKRAFLNGRIDLSQAEAVMDLIRAKTDRAMNVALGQLEGRLSRLIKKLRQEILEVLAQVEVNIDYPEYDDVEEMTHQMMLQKAEYVRKEIEKLLATARQGKILREGLKTAIVGRPNVGKSSLLNSLVHENKAIVTDIPGTTRDVIEEFVNVRGVPLKLIDTAGIRETEDVVEKIGVEKSRKMLKEADLVLFLLNYNEELTEEDRGLFQAIRDAEAVIIVNKIDLPQKIDMEEVRRLADGKKVIPVSVKEEKGMEELEEAIASMYFSGEIGMDETAFVTNARHIALLKKALESVEDVLKGIDQKMPIDMIQIDMTKTWETLGEIIGESVQDELLDQLFSQFCLGK, from the coding sequence ATGGAGTTTGATACGATCGCAGCCATTTCCACGCCGATCGGGGAAGGGGCGATCGGCATCGTCCGCCTGTCGGGGGAAAAGGCGATCGAGATCGCGGACCGGGTGTTCCGGAGCCCTTCCGGGAAAAAGCTGCAGGATGTCCCGTCCCATACGATCCATTACGGATATATTTTCGACACGAAGGAAGAACGGAAAATCGAAGAAGTGATGGTAACGGTGATGAGAAAGCCGCGCACCTTCACGAGGGAAGATGTGGTGGAAATCAATTGCCACGGCGGCCTGCTTGCCACCAATCGGGTGCTGGAGCTCGTTTTGTCCAACGGGGCGCGGCTTGCCGAGCCCGGGGAATTTACGAAACGGGCCTTTCTGAACGGCCGCATCGACCTGTCCCAGGCGGAGGCGGTCATGGATTTGATCCGGGCGAAAACGGACCGGGCGATGAACGTGGCCCTCGGCCAATTGGAAGGCCGGCTCTCCAGGCTGATCAAAAAATTGCGCCAGGAAATTCTGGAAGTCCTGGCCCAGGTGGAAGTGAACATCGACTACCCGGAATATGACGACGTGGAAGAAATGACCCATCAAATGATGCTCCAAAAAGCGGAATATGTAAGGAAGGAAATCGAAAAATTATTGGCGACCGCCAGGCAGGGGAAGATTTTACGGGAAGGACTGAAAACGGCGATCGTCGGCAGGCCGAACGTCGGGAAATCCTCCTTGTTAAACAGCCTCGTTCACGAAAACAAAGCGATCGTCACCGATATTCCCGGAACGACAAGGGACGTGATCGAAGAATTCGTCAACGTCCGGGGGGTTCCCCTGAAGTTGATCGATACGGCGGGAATCCGGGAAACGGAAGACGTGGTGGAAAAAATCGGAGTGGAAAAATCCCGGAAGATGCTAAAAGAAGCGGATTTGGTTCTTTTTCTGTTAAATTACAACGAGGAATTGACGGAAGAAGACCGCGGGCTGTTTCAGGCGATCCGGGATGCGGAGGCGGTCATCATCGTCAATAAAATCGATCTTCCGCAAAAAATTGATATGGAAGAAGTGAGACGGCTTGCCGACGGGAAAAAGGTGATTCCCGTTTCCGTGAAAGAGGAAAAGGGCATGGAAGAGCTGGAAGAAGCCATCGCTTCCATGTATTTCAGCGGCGAGATCGGGATGGATGAAACGGCGTTCGTCACGAACGCGAGGCATATCGCTTTGCTGAAGAAGGCGTTGGAATCCGTGGAGGACGTACTCAAAGGAATCGATCAAAAGATGCCGATCGATATGATCCAGATCGATATGACGAAGACTTGGGAAACCCTCGGGGAAATCATCGGGGAGAGCGTCCAGGACGAGCTCTTGGACCAGCTGTTTTCCCAATTCTGCCTCGGAAAATGA
- the ssb gene encoding single-stranded DNA-binding protein, protein MLNRVVLVGRLTKDPDLRYTPNGIPVATFTLAVNRTYTNRQGDRETDFINCVVWRKQAENVANYLKKGSLAGVDGRLQTRNYEAQDGRRVYVTEVVADSVQFLEPRAVSASRESSQSFGDPFGSSQNQPKPSDDPFRNDEPFFDDGEPIDVSDDDLPF, encoded by the coding sequence ATGTTGAACCGGGTTGTTCTTGTCGGGCGGCTGACGAAGGATCCCGATCTGCGCTATACGCCCAACGGGATTCCCGTGGCTACTTTCACCCTGGCCGTGAACCGGACATACACGAACCGGCAAGGAGACAGGGAAACGGATTTTATTAATTGCGTCGTCTGGAGAAAGCAGGCGGAAAACGTCGCCAACTATTTGAAAAAAGGAAGTTTGGCGGGCGTCGACGGCCGGCTGCAGACAAGAAATTACGAAGCGCAAGACGGCAGGAGAGTGTATGTGACGGAAGTTGTGGCGGACAGCGTGCAATTTTTGGAGCCGAGAGCCGTTTCCGCAAGCCGGGAAAGCTCGCAAAGCTTTGGCGACCCGTTCGGTTCCAGTCAGAATCAACCCAAGCCTTCGGATGACCCGTTTCGAAACGATGAGCCGTTTTTTGATGACGGCGAACCCATCGATGTTTCCGACGATGATTTGCCGTTCTAA
- the rpsF gene encoding 30S ribosomal protein S6, whose amino-acid sequence MRKYEILYIIRPDIDEEGKKTLVERFDNVLKENGAEIIESKEWGRRRLAYEIKKYRDGIYHLINLRSEPKAVQEFDRLAKINDDIIRHMIVKLED is encoded by the coding sequence GTGAGAAAATACGAGATTTTGTACATCATCCGTCCGGATATTGATGAGGAAGGGAAAAAGACGCTCGTTGAACGTTTTGACAACGTTTTGAAAGAAAACGGCGCCGAAATCATTGAATCCAAAGAATGGGGAAGACGCCGCCTGGCTTATGAAATCAAAAAATACCGGGACGGCATTTACCACCTTATCAATCTCAGGTCGGAACCGAAAGCCGTTCAAGAATTCGATCGGCTGGCGAAAATTAACGATGACATCATTCGGCACATGATCGTTAAACTGGAAGACTGA
- the rpsR gene encoding 30S ribosomal protein S18, with amino-acid sequence MAARKARAKRKKVCYFTANGITYIDYKDVDLLKKFISERGKILPRRVTGTSAKYQRMLTKAIKRARQMALLPYVADDK; translated from the coding sequence ATGGCAGCCCGAAAAGCGCGCGCGAAACGGAAAAAGGTTTGCTATTTTACGGCGAACGGAATCACCTACATTGACTATAAAGACGTCGATCTTTTGAAGAAATTCATTTCCGAACGGGGAAAGATCTTGCCCCGCCGTGTGACCGGAACGAGCGCGAAATATCAAAGAATGCTGACGAAAGCCATCAAAAGGGCACGGCAAATGGCGCTTCTTCCGTATGTTGCGGATGACAAATAA
- the noc gene encoding nucleoid occlusion protein, whose protein sequence is MKHPFSKIFGLGDKESRDFGLDQEIENPNEEVKQIPIDQIHPNRFQPRTVFDDEKIDELASTIHTHGIIQPIVVREIGTSQYEIIAGERRFRAAKKLGWSTVPALVKNLNDAQSASIALIENLQREELSPIEEAMAYDKLLEIHHLTQEALAQRLGKGQSTVANKLRLLKLPKQVQDALLNKKITERHARALIPLKDEEKQLKLLDEILEKHLNVKQTEERVQKLLASESAPKPKPKRISLSKDLRIAVNTIRQSMAMVKKSGIPVEADEEELEDYYQITIKIPKKKK, encoded by the coding sequence ATGAAACATCCGTTTTCGAAGATTTTCGGGCTGGGTGACAAGGAGAGCCGGGATTTTGGATTGGATCAGGAGATCGAGAATCCGAACGAAGAAGTGAAACAGATACCTATCGACCAGATCCACCCCAACCGCTTCCAACCGCGGACGGTTTTTGACGACGAAAAGATCGATGAGCTGGCGAGCACGATCCATACCCACGGCATCATCCAGCCGATCGTCGTCAGGGAAATCGGGACATCCCAATACGAAATCATCGCCGGTGAGAGACGTTTCCGGGCGGCAAAAAAACTTGGCTGGAGCACGGTCCCCGCGCTGGTCAAAAATTTGAACGATGCCCAATCCGCTTCCATTGCCCTGATCGAAAATTTGCAGCGGGAAGAATTGTCCCCCATTGAAGAGGCGATGGCCTACGACAAGCTGCTGGAAATCCACCACCTCACCCAGGAAGCCCTCGCCCAACGTTTGGGAAAAGGGCAATCGACCGTCGCCAACAAACTGCGGCTGCTCAAACTTCCGAAACAGGTCCAGGATGCCCTGCTGAACAAAAAAATTACCGAGCGCCACGCCCGTGCCCTGATTCCGTTAAAGGACGAGGAAAAACAATTGAAGCTTTTGGACGAAATCCTGGAAAAGCATTTGAACGTGAAACAGACGGAAGAAAGGGTTCAGAAACTGCTGGCCAGCGAGTCGGCCCCGAAGCCCAAGCCGAAACGGATCTCTTTAAGCAAAGATCTCCGCATTGCCGTGAATACGATCCGGCAATCGATGGCGATGGTGAAAAAGAGCGGAATCCCTGTCGAAGCCGACGAGGAAGAATTGGAAGATTATTATCAAATTACGATAAAAATACCGAAAAAGAAAAAATAG
- the mnmG gene encoding tRNA uridine-5-carboxymethylaminomethyl(34) synthesis enzyme MnmG: protein MQTYDAGSYDVIVVGSGHAGCEAALAAARIGAKTLVLTINLDMVAFMPCNPSIGGPAKGIVVREIDALGGEMGKNIDKTYIQMRMLNTGKGPAVRALRAQADKVLYQREMKKTLERQPNLTLRQGMVEKLIVENGVCQGVITKTGAAYRAKAVVLTTGTFLRGEIIIGELKYSSGPNNQQPSIKLSENLEELGFQLVRFKTGTPPRVNSRTIDYSKTEIQPGDKEPRAFSYETTTYITDQLPCWLTYTTERSHQIIDENLHRAPMFSGMIKGRGPRYCPSIEDKVVRFHDKPRHQIFLEPEGRETEEVYVQGLSTSLPEEVQQELIASIPGLEKAEMMRPGYAIEYDAIVPTQLWPTLETKLVKNLYTAGQINGTSGYEEAAGQGIMAGINAAFKALGKDEEVVLSRSDAYIGVMIDDLVTKGVVEPYRLLTSRAEYRLLLRHDNADLRLTEIGYRIGLISEERYRKFLLKKQQIEAELNRLRSTIIRPDEKVQKLIQSVGGSELKDGIKASDLLKRPEMTYEHIKQLVPAPEELSPEVEEQVEIQIKYEGYIQKSLQQVEKMKKLEDKKIPADIDYDAIFGLANEAKENLKKVRPLSIAQASRIPGVNPADISILLVYLEQGKIARVSNQ, encoded by the coding sequence ATGCAAACCTATGATGCCGGAAGCTATGACGTCATCGTCGTCGGCAGCGGCCATGCGGGATGCGAAGCGGCGCTCGCCGCGGCGCGGATCGGTGCGAAGACGTTGGTTTTGACCATCAATTTGGATATGGTCGCGTTCATGCCCTGCAATCCTTCCATCGGGGGACCGGCAAAAGGGATCGTCGTAAGGGAAATCGATGCCCTCGGGGGGGAAATGGGGAAAAATATCGACAAAACCTACATCCAAATGCGCATGCTGAACACCGGCAAGGGCCCAGCCGTGAGGGCTTTGCGGGCCCAGGCCGATAAAGTCCTTTACCAAAGGGAAATGAAAAAAACCTTGGAAAGGCAGCCGAACCTGACCCTCCGTCAAGGGATGGTGGAGAAACTCATCGTCGAGAACGGGGTTTGCCAAGGGGTCATTACAAAAACCGGCGCCGCTTACCGCGCCAAGGCCGTCGTTTTAACGACGGGGACCTTTTTGCGCGGCGAAATCATCATCGGCGAATTGAAATATTCCAGCGGGCCGAACAACCAGCAACCTTCCATCAAGCTGTCGGAAAATTTGGAGGAACTCGGTTTCCAACTCGTCCGTTTCAAAACGGGGACGCCTCCCCGGGTCAACAGCCGTACGATCGATTACAGCAAGACGGAAATCCAGCCGGGGGACAAGGAGCCGCGCGCCTTTTCCTACGAAACGACGACTTACATCACCGATCAGCTGCCTTGCTGGTTGACGTACACGACGGAAAGAAGCCATCAAATCATCGATGAAAATTTGCACCGGGCCCCGATGTTTTCCGGTATGATCAAAGGGCGGGGACCGCGGTACTGCCCCTCCATCGAGGACAAGGTTGTCCGGTTTCACGATAAGCCCCGCCATCAAATCTTTTTGGAACCGGAAGGAAGGGAAACGGAAGAAGTTTATGTGCAAGGATTGTCGACCAGCCTCCCGGAAGAAGTGCAGCAGGAATTGATCGCCAGCATCCCGGGACTGGAGAAGGCGGAAATGATGCGGCCCGGGTATGCGATCGAGTACGATGCCATCGTTCCTACCCAGCTGTGGCCGACATTGGAGACGAAATTGGTCAAAAACCTGTATACGGCGGGACAGATTAACGGTACGAGCGGCTATGAGGAAGCGGCCGGGCAAGGAATCATGGCGGGGATCAACGCGGCATTTAAAGCCCTGGGCAAGGATGAGGAAGTTGTTTTGAGCCGTTCCGACGCCTATATCGGCGTGATGATCGACGATCTGGTGACCAAAGGCGTCGTTGAACCGTACCGGCTCCTGACTTCCCGGGCGGAATACCGGCTGCTTTTGAGGCATGACAACGCCGATTTGCGCCTGACGGAAATCGGCTACCGGATCGGCCTGATTTCCGAAGAACGTTACAGAAAATTTTTGCTGAAGAAACAGCAAATCGAAGCGGAATTGAACCGTCTCCGGTCGACGATCATCCGCCCCGACGAGAAGGTGCAAAAATTGATTCAAAGCGTCGGCGGAAGCGAACTGAAAGACGGCATAAAGGCGTCTGATCTGTTGAAACGGCCGGAGATGACTTACGAACACATCAAACAATTGGTTCCCGCCCCGGAAGAACTGTCGCCTGAAGTGGAAGAACAAGTGGAAATTCAAATCAAGTATGAAGGCTATATACAAAAGTCCCTCCAACAAGTGGAAAAAATGAAAAAATTGGAGGACAAAAAGATTCCCGCGGACATCGATTATGACGCCATTTTCGGCCTTGCCAACGAAGCGAAGGAGAACTTGAAAAAGGTGCGGCCCCTTTCCATCGCCCAGGCTTCGCGCATACCGGGCGTCAATCCCGCCGATATTTCCATTTTGTTGGTTTATTTGGAACAGGGAAAAATCGCCCGCGTCAGCAACCAATAA
- the ychF gene encoding redox-regulated ATPase YchF: protein MGLTAGIVGLPNVGKSTLFNAITQAGAEAANYPFCTIDPNVGIVEVPDRRLDKLAEMFQPQRKVPTTFEFTDIAGIVKGASKGEGLGNKFLSHIRQVDAICHVVRCFDDENITHVSGKVDPVSDIETINLELILADLELVDKRIAKVEKLAKQKDKKAMAEFEVLSMLKDAFEKELPARTIEFNEEQLKIVKGYQLLTIKPVLYVANVGEDDLLDSDGNEYVRQVKAYAEKDHAEVVVICAKIEAEIAELDGEEKSSFLKELGIEQSGLDQMIQKAYHLLGLATFFTAGAPEVRAWTFKKGMTAPQCAGIIHSDFEKGFIRAETVSYEDLMACGSMAAAREAGKVRLEGKDYLVQDGDIIHFRFNV from the coding sequence ATGGGATTGACAGCGGGGATCGTCGGTTTGCCGAATGTGGGGAAATCGACCCTTTTTAATGCCATTACCCAGGCCGGTGCGGAAGCGGCCAATTATCCTTTCTGTACGATCGATCCCAATGTCGGGATCGTTGAAGTCCCGGACCGGAGGCTGGACAAGCTGGCTGAAATGTTCCAGCCGCAAAGAAAGGTCCCCACAACCTTCGAATTTACCGATATTGCCGGCATTGTGAAAGGCGCGAGCAAGGGGGAAGGACTGGGGAACAAATTCCTTTCCCACATTCGCCAAGTGGATGCCATCTGCCATGTCGTCCGCTGTTTTGATGACGAGAACATCACCCATGTTTCCGGAAAGGTCGATCCCGTTTCCGACATCGAAACGATCAATCTGGAACTGATATTGGCCGATCTGGAACTGGTCGACAAAAGGATCGCCAAAGTGGAAAAGCTGGCGAAACAAAAGGACAAAAAGGCGATGGCGGAATTTGAAGTGTTGTCCATGCTGAAAGACGCCTTCGAAAAGGAGCTGCCCGCCAGGACGATCGAATTCAATGAAGAACAGCTGAAAATCGTGAAGGGCTACCAATTGCTGACGATAAAGCCGGTCTTGTACGTGGCCAACGTCGGCGAAGATGATCTGTTGGATTCCGACGGAAACGAGTATGTCCGGCAAGTGAAGGCTTACGCGGAAAAGGATCACGCCGAAGTTGTCGTCATCTGCGCAAAGATCGAGGCGGAAATCGCCGAATTGGACGGTGAAGAAAAATCATCCTTTTTAAAGGAGCTGGGCATTGAGCAGTCCGGTTTGGACCAGATGATTCAAAAGGCCTATCATTTGCTGGGGTTGGCCACCTTCTTCACGGCAGGTGCCCCGGAGGTAAGGGCGTGGACCTTCAAAAAGGGGATGACAGCCCCCCAGTGCGCCGGCATCATCCATTCCGATTTCGAAAAGGGCTTTATCCGGGCGGAAACCGTCTCCTATGAAGACTTGATGGCCTGCGGATCGATGGCTGCCGCCAGGGAAGCGGGAAAAGTCCGGCTGGAAGGAAAGGATTACCTCGTTCAGGACGGGGACATTATCCATTTCCGTTTTAACGTTTGA
- a CDS encoding DUF951 domain-containing protein, protein MLEEKTFELNDIVEMKKPHPCGTNRWKIIRMGMDIRIKCMGCQHSVLMPRKEFTRKLKKVLGPESEAE, encoded by the coding sequence ATTTTGGAAGAAAAAACGTTCGAACTGAATGACATAGTGGAAATGAAAAAACCTCATCCGTGCGGAACGAATCGTTGGAAAATCATCCGGATGGGCATGGACATCCGGATCAAATGTATGGGCTGCCAACACAGCGTTTTAATGCCGAGAAAGGAATTTACAAGGAAATTGAAAAAGGTGCTGGGACCCGAATCCGAAGCCGAATAA
- a CDS encoding ParA family protein, whose amino-acid sequence MGKIIAVANQKGGVGKTTTSVNLAACLAYIGKKVLIVDVDPQGNATSGIGIEKADVSQCVYDILIDEVETKKVIIPTDVENLYIIPSTIQLAGAEIELVPTISREIRLRRALEQVKDDYDYIIIDCPPSLGLLTINALTASDSVIIPVQCEYYALEGLSQLLNTVRLVQKHLNKKLRIEGVLLTMLDARTNLGIQVIDEVKKYFQDKVYKTIIPRNVRLSEAPSHGKPIIVYDPRSKGAEVYIELAKEVVANG is encoded by the coding sequence GTGGGTAAAATCATTGCTGTTGCGAACCAAAAAGGGGGAGTCGGCAAAACGACCACATCGGTTAACTTGGCCGCATGCCTGGCCTATATCGGGAAGAAAGTGTTGATCGTGGATGTGGATCCCCAGGGAAATGCGACGAGCGGCATCGGCATTGAAAAAGCGGATGTGAGCCAATGCGTTTATGATATTTTGATAGACGAAGTAGAAACGAAGAAGGTCATTATTCCGACCGATGTGGAGAATCTGTACATCATCCCTTCCACGATCCAGTTGGCAGGGGCGGAAATCGAGCTCGTTCCGACGATCTCCCGGGAAATCCGTTTGAGGCGCGCCCTAGAACAGGTCAAGGATGATTATGATTATATCATCATCGATTGTCCGCCGTCCCTTGGCTTGTTGACCATCAACGCGCTGACCGCTTCCGATTCCGTCATCATTCCGGTGCAATGCGAATATTACGCGTTGGAAGGCTTGAGCCAATTGTTGAATACCGTCCGTTTGGTCCAAAAACATTTAAACAAGAAATTGCGGATCGAAGGCGTTTTGTTGACGATGTTGGACGCCCGGACAAACTTGGGAATTCAAGTCATCGACGAAGTGAAGAAATATTTTCAGGATAAAGTATACAAAACGATCATTCCGAGGAACGTCCGCCTGAGCGAAGCACCCAGCCACGGAAAGCCCATTATCGTTTATGACCCCCGTTCGAAGGGGGCGGAAGTTTATATCGAATTAGCAAAGGAAGTGGTGGCTAATGGCTAA
- the rsmG gene encoding 16S rRNA (guanine(527)-N(7))-methyltransferase RsmG produces MNTEQFIEALNEHHISLTARQLEQFETYWALLSEWNEKMNLTSINGKEQVYLKHFYDSLTASFFVDLKSSPLQICDVGSGAGFPGIPWKIVFPQLRLTIIDSLKKRILFLTELVNRLQLEGVTLFHERAENAGQNGDFREKFDVVTARAVARLSVLSEFCLPLAKPGGVFLAMKGPGVKEEIKEGKRAISILGGKIASVHTLALPYENSERNIILIEKVKNTPKKYPRKPGIPVKSPL; encoded by the coding sequence ATGAACACGGAACAATTTATCGAAGCGCTAAACGAGCACCATATTTCCTTGACGGCCCGGCAGCTGGAACAATTTGAAACCTATTGGGCCCTTCTTTCCGAATGGAACGAAAAAATGAACCTGACTTCCATCAACGGAAAAGAACAGGTCTATTTAAAACATTTCTATGATTCGTTGACCGCTTCCTTTTTCGTCGATTTGAAAAGCTCCCCGTTGCAGATTTGCGATGTCGGGTCGGGGGCCGGATTTCCGGGCATTCCATGGAAAATCGTTTTTCCCCAGCTGCGTTTGACCATCATCGATTCCTTGAAAAAAAGAATCCTTTTTCTAACGGAATTGGTGAACCGGCTGCAGCTGGAAGGGGTTACCCTTTTCCATGAACGCGCGGAAAACGCCGGCCAAAACGGGGATTTTCGGGAAAAATTCGATGTGGTGACGGCCCGGGCCGTCGCCAGGTTGTCCGTTTTGTCCGAGTTTTGCCTGCCCCTCGCCAAGCCGGGAGGCGTCTTTCTTGCCATGAAAGGTCCCGGGGTCAAAGAGGAAATCAAAGAAGGGAAAAGGGCGATTTCGATCCTGGGCGGCAAGATCGCATCCGTCCATACCTTGGCGCTCCCCTATGAAAACAGCGAGCGGAACATTATTTTGATCGAAAAAGTGAAAAACACGCCGAAAAAATATCCGAGAAAGCCCGGGATTCCGGTAAAATCGCCGCTTTGA
- a CDS encoding YybS family protein: MKTKQIAEGALCLAFYALLVFLFVYLPVVGTIATFFSAVPFIYLTAKYGWKFGGFFFLGSLAVSFMIGSFASLPVTVLFGLTGTVAGWTIHAKKGRGVIFACSVLAFLLNLIAQYAAAAVFFHWNAIEEMKDMIDESVEMTEKIMRATGQNMDDAQYDQLLQLSQLFSVLLPSFFVIISAAMVLIIQWVSFPAVRRMGIEIPKAVPFRELSFPKSIIWYYLAVLVLSLFVETDASSFLYQAVTNLSYILQLVFTVQGAAFLFFFFHARKVSKAVPAVLTILCLLNPLFLLILRIVGIMDLGFDLRSKIRPQR; this comes from the coding sequence GTGAAAACGAAACAGATTGCCGAAGGCGCCTTATGTTTGGCCTTTTACGCTTTGCTTGTCTTCCTGTTTGTCTATCTCCCCGTGGTCGGGACGATCGCAACTTTTTTCTCTGCGGTTCCTTTCATCTATTTGACGGCGAAGTACGGCTGGAAATTCGGGGGATTCTTTTTCCTCGGATCCCTCGCGGTATCCTTTATGATCGGTTCATTTGCGTCCCTTCCGGTCACTGTCCTGTTCGGCTTGACCGGTACGGTTGCCGGCTGGACGATCCATGCGAAAAAGGGGCGCGGCGTCATCTTTGCCTGTTCCGTGCTTGCGTTTTTATTGAATCTCATCGCCCAATACGCGGCCGCGGCCGTTTTCTTCCATTGGAATGCGATTGAGGAAATGAAGGATATGATCGACGAATCGGTGGAAATGACGGAGAAAATCATGCGGGCAACGGGACAGAATATGGATGATGCCCAATACGACCAGCTTCTGCAATTGTCCCAATTGTTTTCGGTGCTTCTTCCTTCCTTTTTCGTCATCATTTCGGCGGCCATGGTGCTGATCATCCAATGGGTTTCTTTTCCGGCGGTCCGAAGGATGGGAATCGAGATCCCTAAGGCCGTTCCCTTCCGGGAATTGAGCTTCCCGAAAAGCATCATCTGGTATTATTTGGCCGTACTGGTCCTTTCCCTTTTTGTGGAGACGGATGCAAGTTCTTTTCTTTATCAGGCGGTAACGAACCTTTCATACATCTTGCAATTGGTTTTTACCGTACAGGGCGCCGCCTTTCTTTTCTTTTTCTTTCATGCGCGGAAAGTATCCAAGGCCGTCCCGGCGGTATTGACGATCCTTTGCCTTTTAAATCCCTTGTTTTTGTTGATTCTGCGCATTGTGGGGATCATGGATCTCGGATTCGATTTGCGGTCGAAAATCAGACCGCAGAGGTGA
- a CDS encoding ParB/RepB/Spo0J family partition protein, translating into MAKALGKGLESLFPAMEISEEETIQEISIDEIRPNPYQPRKNFKDETIDELKQSILEHGILQPLIVRKSVKGYEIVVGERRYRAAKEANMKTVPAVVRKMDDRQMMELALLENLQREDLTPIEEASAYQVLMDRLNLTQEELAKRLGKSRPHIANHVRLLSLPAYVQKLINDQKISMGHGRALLGLKKKEKMKAVVEKILKEQLNVRQLEALIQELNKNVSRETSKKSEQKKDVFILEAESLLRERLGTNVKIKQSKNRGKIEIEFFSKEDLNRILEMFGPEPL; encoded by the coding sequence ATGGCTAAGGCTCTCGGCAAAGGCCTGGAATCCCTTTTCCCCGCCATGGAAATCTCCGAAGAAGAGACGATTCAGGAAATCAGCATCGATGAAATCCGGCCCAATCCTTATCAGCCGCGGAAAAATTTCAAAGACGAAACCATTGATGAATTGAAACAATCGATTTTGGAACACGGGATTCTGCAGCCCCTGATCGTCCGCAAAAGTGTCAAAGGCTATGAAATTGTCGTCGGCGAAAGGCGTTACCGGGCCGCCAAAGAAGCCAACATGAAAACCGTTCCGGCGGTTGTCCGGAAAATGGACGACCGGCAAATGATGGAACTCGCCCTTTTGGAAAACCTGCAAAGGGAAGATTTAACCCCGATCGAAGAGGCGTCCGCTTATCAGGTGCTGATGGACAGGTTGAATTTGACCCAGGAGGAGTTGGCCAAACGCCTCGGAAAAAGCCGGCCTCATATCGCCAACCATGTCCGCCTTCTGTCATTGCCCGCCTATGTGCAGAAGCTCATTAACGATCAGAAAATTTCCATGGGCCATGGACGCGCCTTGTTGGGGCTGAAGAAAAAGGAAAAAATGAAGGCGGTCGTGGAAAAAATCTTGAAGGAACAGCTGAACGTCCGCCAGCTGGAAGCCCTGATTCAGGAATTAAACAAAAATGTTTCACGTGAAACATCGAAAAAGAGCGAGCAGAAAAAGGACGTGTTCATTTTGGAAGCCGAATCGTTGCTGCGGGAGCGGCTCGGCACCAATGTAAAGATCAAACAGTCCAAAAACAGGGGCAAAATAGAGATCGAATTTTTCTCCAAGGAAGATTTAAACCGGATATTGGAAATGTTCGGCCCGGAACCGTTATAA